The following coding sequences lie in one Arachis hypogaea cultivar Tifrunner chromosome 9, arahy.Tifrunner.gnm2.J5K5, whole genome shotgun sequence genomic window:
- the LOC112710880 gene encoding sterol 3-beta-glucosyltransferase UGT80A2-like isoform X2 has product MPWTPTYEFPHPLSRVKQQMAYRLSYQIVNSLIWLGIRDLINEFRKKKLKLRPITYLSGSYTSPPNMPYGYIWSPYLVPKPKDWGPNIDVVGFCFLNLASDYEPPISLLEWLEEGEKEGKKPIYIGFGSLVHHGGAGTTAVGLRAACPTIIVPFFGDQPFWGERVHAKGVGRAPIPVDEFTLGKLVNAINYMLKPEVKRNAEELADAMKHEDGVAGAVAAFYKHYHP; this is encoded by the exons ATGCCATGGAC GCCAACATATGAATTCCCTCATCCTCTTTCCCGCGTTAAGCAACAAATGGCATACAGA CTGTCATATCAAATAGTTAATTCTTTAATCTGGCTTGGAATACGAGATTTAATAAATGAATTTAGGAAGAAGAAACTAAAGCTAAGGCCTATTACTTATCTAAGTGGATCTTATACGTCCCCTCCTAACATGCCCTATGGTTATATATGGAGCCCTTATTTGGTTCCTAAACCAAAAG ATTGGGGACCCAACattgatgttgttggattttgtTTCCTTAACCTTGCTTCAGATTATGAGCCACCAATATCATTATTAGAGTGGCTTGAAGAAGGCGAAAAGGAAGGCAAAAAACCTATATATATTGGATTTGGTAGCCTT GTGCATCATGGGGGTGCTGGAACAACTGCTGTTGGTCTTAGAGCTGCA TGCCCAACAATAATTGTACCATTCTTTGGGGACCAGCCATTTTGGGGAGAGCGAGTGCATGCCAAAGGAGTAGGCCGGGCACCGATTCCAGTGGATGAATTTACATTAGGCAAGCTGGTTAATGCTATAAACTATATGCTGAAGCCAGAG GTAAAAAGGAATGCCGAAGAACTTGCCGATGCCATGAAACATGAAGATGGGGTGGCAGGAGCAGTTGCAGCCTTCTATAAACATTATCATCCTTAA
- the LOC112710880 gene encoding sterol 3-beta-glucosyltransferase UGT80A2-like isoform X1 produces the protein MDVSLAWPTYEFPHPLSRVKQQMAYRLSYQIVNSLIWLGIRDLINEFRKKKLKLRPITYLSGSYTSPPNMPYGYIWSPYLVPKPKDWGPNIDVVGFCFLNLASDYEPPISLLEWLEEGEKEGKKPIYIGFGSLVHHGGAGTTAVGLRAACPTIIVPFFGDQPFWGERVHAKGVGRAPIPVDEFTLGKLVNAINYMLKPEVKRNAEELADAMKHEDGVAGAVAAFYKHYHP, from the exons ATGGACGTAAGTCTTGCTTG GCCAACATATGAATTCCCTCATCCTCTTTCCCGCGTTAAGCAACAAATGGCATACAGA CTGTCATATCAAATAGTTAATTCTTTAATCTGGCTTGGAATACGAGATTTAATAAATGAATTTAGGAAGAAGAAACTAAAGCTAAGGCCTATTACTTATCTAAGTGGATCTTATACGTCCCCTCCTAACATGCCCTATGGTTATATATGGAGCCCTTATTTGGTTCCTAAACCAAAAG ATTGGGGACCCAACattgatgttgttggattttgtTTCCTTAACCTTGCTTCAGATTATGAGCCACCAATATCATTATTAGAGTGGCTTGAAGAAGGCGAAAAGGAAGGCAAAAAACCTATATATATTGGATTTGGTAGCCTT GTGCATCATGGGGGTGCTGGAACAACTGCTGTTGGTCTTAGAGCTGCA TGCCCAACAATAATTGTACCATTCTTTGGGGACCAGCCATTTTGGGGAGAGCGAGTGCATGCCAAAGGAGTAGGCCGGGCACCGATTCCAGTGGATGAATTTACATTAGGCAAGCTGGTTAATGCTATAAACTATATGCTGAAGCCAGAG GTAAAAAGGAATGCCGAAGAACTTGCCGATGCCATGAAACATGAAGATGGGGTGGCAGGAGCAGTTGCAGCCTTCTATAAACATTATCATCCTTAA
- the LOC112710880 gene encoding sterol 3-beta-glucosyltransferase UGT80A2-like isoform X3 yields the protein MDVSLAWPTYEFPHPLSRVKQQMAYRLSYQIVNSLIWLGIRDLINEFRKKKLKLRPITYLSGSYTSPPNMPYGYIWSPYLVPKPKDWGPNIDVVGFCFLNLASDYEPPISLLEWLEEGEKEGKKPIYIGFGSLCPTIIVPFFGDQPFWGERVHAKGVGRAPIPVDEFTLGKLVNAINYMLKPEVKRNAEELADAMKHEDGVAGAVAAFYKHYHP from the exons ATGGACGTAAGTCTTGCTTG GCCAACATATGAATTCCCTCATCCTCTTTCCCGCGTTAAGCAACAAATGGCATACAGA CTGTCATATCAAATAGTTAATTCTTTAATCTGGCTTGGAATACGAGATTTAATAAATGAATTTAGGAAGAAGAAACTAAAGCTAAGGCCTATTACTTATCTAAGTGGATCTTATACGTCCCCTCCTAACATGCCCTATGGTTATATATGGAGCCCTTATTTGGTTCCTAAACCAAAAG ATTGGGGACCCAACattgatgttgttggattttgtTTCCTTAACCTTGCTTCAGATTATGAGCCACCAATATCATTATTAGAGTGGCTTGAAGAAGGCGAAAAGGAAGGCAAAAAACCTATATATATTGGATTTGGTAGCCTT TGCCCAACAATAATTGTACCATTCTTTGGGGACCAGCCATTTTGGGGAGAGCGAGTGCATGCCAAAGGAGTAGGCCGGGCACCGATTCCAGTGGATGAATTTACATTAGGCAAGCTGGTTAATGCTATAAACTATATGCTGAAGCCAGAG GTAAAAAGGAATGCCGAAGAACTTGCCGATGCCATGAAACATGAAGATGGGGTGGCAGGAGCAGTTGCAGCCTTCTATAAACATTATCATCCTTAA